From one Pseudomonas fluorescens genomic stretch:
- a CDS encoding ABC transporter permease, giving the protein MLEQLSLLSFASGGWGQALLAGALVTISLALACLPIGLPLGLGVALAARSSKRFPRAAATVFSTVFRGLPELLTLLIIYYGCQIAAQKILLAMGYEGEVLINTFLAAMIAFSLVFAAFSSEIWLAAFKTVAKGQYEASAALGLSKATTFRKVVFPQLVRIALPGLSNNWLSLLKDTSLVSTISLVDLMRQTNLAVSVTKEPMFFYGVACLGYLLFSALSGRVFNFIEQYFSRHLRGART; this is encoded by the coding sequence ATGCTCGAACAACTGTCACTGTTATCCTTCGCCAGCGGCGGCTGGGGCCAGGCTCTGCTGGCCGGCGCCCTGGTGACCATTTCCCTGGCCCTGGCCTGCCTGCCGATCGGCCTTCCGCTGGGCCTGGGCGTGGCCCTCGCCGCCCGCTCCTCCAAGCGCTTCCCGCGCGCCGCCGCGACGGTGTTCTCCACCGTGTTCCGTGGCCTGCCGGAATTGCTCACGCTGCTGATCATCTACTACGGCTGCCAGATCGCCGCGCAAAAAATCCTCCTGGCCATGGGCTATGAAGGTGAAGTGCTGATCAACACCTTCCTGGCGGCGATGATTGCCTTCAGCCTGGTGTTCGCCGCATTCTCCAGCGAAATCTGGCTGGCCGCGTTCAAGACCGTCGCCAAGGGCCAGTACGAAGCGTCGGCCGCGCTGGGCCTGAGCAAGGCCACCACCTTTCGCAAGGTGGTCTTCCCGCAACTGGTGCGCATCGCCCTGCCGGGCCTCTCGAACAACTGGCTGTCGCTGCTCAAGGACACCTCGCTGGTCTCGACCATCTCCCTGGTCGACCTGATGCGCCAGACCAACCTCGCGGTCAGCGTGACCAAGGAGCCGATGTTCTTCTACGGCGTCGCGTGCCTGGGCTACCTGTTGTTCTCGGCGTTGTCGGGGCGGGTGTTCAACTTTATCGAGCAGTACTTCAGCCGCCATCTGCGGGGGGCACGGACATGA
- a CDS encoding MurR/RpiR family transcriptional regulator: MSQPIKQRLEHSLHNASASGRKIASYMLAHLTDLPFETSASLAAKIGVSESSVGRFCRSLGYEHLKALKHDLKDDLGEGPWLVGDRLQEFRQQHGKDAAGLARSLEQEVGALVRVYEYSRTPAWSTVSQRLAQRRKVFVAGFQTERGIAQCMAHLLQYLRDGVQVVDGSAGHFGEVLLSDPADCALVVFEARRYSRHALNLCRKAHAAGIPVTLVTDTFCDWADANASEVFRIPTEFNLFWESTATMLSWVHLMVNEVCKKLGPDVEKRLEATAALHNEFVGYTSTSKQ, translated from the coding sequence CTGCACAACGCATCGGCGTCCGGGCGCAAGATCGCCAGCTACATGCTCGCCCACCTCACCGACCTGCCCTTCGAAACCTCCGCCAGCCTTGCGGCGAAAATCGGCGTCAGCGAGTCGAGTGTCGGGCGCTTCTGCCGCTCGTTGGGCTACGAGCACCTCAAGGCCCTCAAACATGACCTTAAAGACGACCTCGGCGAAGGCCCGTGGCTGGTCGGTGATCGTCTGCAAGAATTTCGCCAGCAGCACGGCAAGGACGCCGCAGGCCTGGCGCGCAGCCTTGAGCAGGAAGTCGGCGCGCTGGTGCGGGTTTACGAGTACAGCCGCACCCCGGCCTGGAGCACCGTCAGCCAGCGCCTGGCGCAGCGACGCAAGGTGTTCGTCGCAGGCTTCCAGACCGAACGCGGCATCGCCCAGTGCATGGCCCACCTGCTGCAATACCTGCGCGACGGCGTGCAGGTGGTCGATGGCAGTGCCGGGCATTTTGGCGAGGTGCTGCTCAGTGATCCGGCCGACTGCGCCCTGGTGGTGTTCGAGGCCCGCCGCTATTCCCGCCACGCCCTGAACCTGTGCCGCAAGGCGCATGCGGCGGGCATTCCGGTCACCCTGGTGACCGACACCTTTTGTGACTGGGCCGATGCCAACGCCAGTGAGGTATTTCGCATCCCCACCGAATTCAATCTGTTCTGGGAGTCCACCGCGACGATGCTGTCGTGGGTACACCTGATGGTCAACGAGGTCTGCAAGAAGCTAGGACCGGATGTTGAAAAACGCTTGGAAGCAACTGCAGCTCTACACAACGAATTCGTTGGCTACACGTCAACGAGCAAACAATAG
- a CDS encoding transporter substrate-binding domain-containing protein codes for MKPVIRFAGACALLLAGSTMAQAETLKIATEGAYPPFNYVDSDNKLHGFDVDITHALCEQMKVECTLVAQDWEGIIPALMAKKYDAVVASMINTEERRKKIAFTNHYYKTPLSVAVAKDSEITDAQTDFKGYTVGAQSSSTQAIYAEDVYGKAGADVKLYPTLDEANADLAAGRLDGVIADKFPLTEWLGKAGKDCCKILGDVNGTKADASIAVRKENQALRERLNKALDEIVANGTYQKIASRYFDFDIYQ; via the coding sequence ATGAAACCCGTTATCCGCTTCGCAGGGGCTTGCGCCCTGCTGCTCGCCGGCTCGACCATGGCCCAGGCCGAAACTCTGAAGATCGCCACCGAGGGCGCTTACCCACCGTTCAACTACGTTGACTCCGACAACAAGCTGCACGGCTTCGACGTCGACATCACTCACGCCCTGTGCGAGCAGATGAAGGTCGAGTGCACCCTGGTGGCCCAGGACTGGGAAGGCATCATCCCGGCGCTGATGGCCAAGAAATACGATGCGGTGGTCGCTTCGATGATCAACACCGAAGAGCGCCGCAAGAAGATCGCCTTTACCAATCACTACTACAAGACCCCGTTGTCGGTGGCAGTGGCCAAGGACAGCGAAATCACCGACGCGCAGACCGACTTCAAAGGCTACACGGTCGGCGCGCAGTCCTCCTCGACCCAGGCCATCTACGCCGAAGACGTCTACGGCAAAGCCGGTGCCGACGTCAAACTCTACCCCACTCTCGATGAAGCCAACGCCGACCTCGCCGCGGGGCGCCTGGACGGGGTGATTGCCGACAAATTCCCGCTGACCGAATGGCTGGGCAAAGCCGGCAAGGACTGCTGCAAGATCCTTGGCGACGTCAACGGCACCAAGGCCGACGCCTCGATTGCCGTGCGCAAGGAAAACCAAGCCCTGCGCGAGCGCCTGAACAAGGCCCTGGATGAAATCGTCGCCAACGGCACCTACCAGAAGATCGCCAGTCGTTACTTCGACTTCGATATCTATCAGTGA